In the genome of Triticum urartu cultivar G1812 chromosome 5, Tu2.1, whole genome shotgun sequence, one region contains:
- the LOC125511307 gene encoding disease resistance protein PIK6-NP-like isoform X3, producing the protein MAQLVMTATLLPKLASLLSPEYSLHRAARGEIMFLKVEMESMQAALVKVSQAPIDQPPDVQVKLWAKEVRDLSHDLEDSVDKFMVRIRTDGLDKSHTFMGFIDRSLNLLTKAKIRHTILTDVRDIKSRVKEVSKRRETYKVDTVPARPTTTTTDSLRQLALYKKATELIGTEEKSNELVEMLRKGDEASAKQLKMVSVVGFGGLGKTTLANAVYQKLKGDFDCGAFVSVSFTPNIEKILKSLLHQLDKNWYHNINESNWGEAELITEIREYLRNKRYIIVIDDIWDKSAWKNIRCALIENECGSRVITTTRILDVAKEDGDVYEMKPLSITDSKILFYQIIFGKEYESPHKQLIEVSEKILMKCGGVPLAIITISSLLAEKHDSAHWSKVYRSMGTGLENNPDVNGMRRILYVSYYDLPAPLKICLLYLSLYPEDCIFKRKYLIWKWVGEGFIQPKQGESLYEVGEQYFDELINKSLIQTMNSKWYGGFGFSKKKASHCRVHDMVLDLITCLSQEENFMTTLGGHQYESLPVKVRRLSLHTSKQEDAKVLSTMNMSHVRSLTVFKKSFSLLPPLSSFPLLSALDLTNCKQVDDHHSMLICSMFHLRYLWLYGTYITEIPREIANLQLLQVLDIGETEIEELPSTFEQLCHLVYLRVNSWIRVPYGSKNLKSLQELKSVIVMSPSVLIDLSGLTELRCLDMKVIEWNKSFEEPFRRCLSGLINLQSLKVNGCHITEDPECGNLLLPGPQQLRRFIAPYCRASSVPRWMSSLSCLSYIVIMLNTLGEEDLHVLGCLPSLRHLNMDVCRHTPRQRQAWPVIGATGYPFRCLTELRYVQHAEVVFAPGAMQKLQILELHLGTPDTLHQSGYFDLGLENLSSLQQITIMLSFSKDRMGEMEAAEATLRKALDMNPNKPTLNKCILF; encoded by the exons ATGGCGCAGCTCGTCATGACGGCCACCCTCCTGCCCAAGCTGGCCAGCCTGCTCTCGCCGGAGTACAGCCTCCACCGGGCAGCCAGGGGCGAGATCATGTTCCTCAAAGTCGAGATGGAGAGCATGCAGGCGGCCCTCGTCAAGGTCTCGCAGGCGCCAATCGACCAGCCGCCGGACGTCCAGGTCAAGCTCTGGGCCAAGGAGGTGCGGGACCTGTCGCACGATCTCGAGGACAGCGTCGACAAGTTCATGGTGCGTATACGCACCGACGGGCTAGACAAGTCGCACACCTTCATGGGCTTCATCGATAGGAGCCTCAACCTCTTGACGAAAGCCAAGATCCGCCACACGATACTCACCGATGTCAGGGACATCAAGAGCCGCGTCAAGGAGGTCAGTAAACGGCGTGAGACATACAAGGTCGACACAGTTCCTGCTAGGCCAACCACCACAACCACCGATAGCCTTCGCCAATTAGCCTTATACAAAAAGGCTACTGAGCTCATTGGCACCGAAGAGAAGAGCAATGAGCTGGTGGAGATGTTGAGAAAGGGCGATGAGGCGTCGGCCAAGCAACTCAAGATGGTCTCCGTCGTCGGTTTCGGAGGATTGGGCAAGACAACTCTTGCAAATGCGGTGTATCAGAAGCTTAAAGGGGATTTTGATTGTGGAGCTTTTGTCTCGGTGTCTTTTACTCCTAATATTGAGAAGATCTTGAAGAGCTTACTCCATCAACTTGACAAGAACTGGTATCATAATATCAACGAGTCAAACTGGGGAGAAGCAGAACTCATTACTGAAATCAGAGAATACCTTCGGAACAAGAG GTACATCATTGTTATAGACGACATATGGGATAAATCAGCCTGGAAAAATATTAGATGTGCTTTGATTGAGAATGAGTGTGGAAGTAGAGTAATCACCACAACCCGCATTCTAGATGTTGCCAAAGAAGATGGTGATGTTTATGAGATGAAACCTCTTTCTATTACGGACTCAAAAATATTATTCTACCAAATAATATTTGGAAAGGAATATGAAAGCCCTCATAAACAGTTGATCGAAGTATCAGAGAAAATTTTAATGAAATGTGGTGGAGTACCATTAGCTATCATTACGATATCCAGCTTGTTGGCAGAAAAACATGACAGTGCACACTGGTCCAAAGTGTACCGGTCAATGGGCACCGGGCTGGAAAATAATCCAGATGTGAATGGCATGAGAAGGATATTATATGTTAGCTACTATGATCTGCCTGCTCCTCTCAAGATTTGCTTATTATATCTAAGTTTGTATCCAGAGGATTGCATATTCAAGAGAAAATATTTAATATGGAAGTGGGTGGGTGAAGGTTTTATTCAGCCAAAACAAGGGGAGAGCTTGTATGAAGTAGGAGAGCAATATTTCGATGAACTTATTAACAAAAGCTTGATCCAGACAATGAATAGTAAATGGTATGGTGGTTTTGGTTTTTCAAAAAAGAAGGCAAGTCATTGTCGTGTACATGACATGGTTCTTGATCTCATCACTTGTTTGTCACAAGAAGAGAATTTTATGACAACATTAGGTGGTCATCAGTATGAGTCTTTGCCAGTAAAGGTCCGCCGACTATCCCTCCATACCAGCAAGCAAGAAGATGCCAAGGTGCTCTCTACAATGAACATGTCCCATGTGAGGTCACTTACAGTGTTCAAAAAATCATTTTCTTTGTTGCCACCACTTTCAAGCTTTCCACTCTTAAGTGCATTGGATTTAACCAACTGTAAGCAGGTGGATGATCACCACTCTATGCTTATATGCAGTATGTTTCACCTGAGGTACTTGTGGCTATATGGAACCTATATCACCGAGATCCCAAGAGAGATTGCAAATCTTCAACTTTTGCAGGTATTGGACATAGGCGAGACTGAAATAGAGGAGTTGCCATCAACTTTTGAACAGTTGTGTCATCTGGTGTACCTGCGTGTTAATAGTTGGATAAGAGTACCATATGGCTCTAAGAATCTGAAATCTCTACAAGAGTTGAAATCGGTGATTGTCATGTCTCCATCTGTCCTGATTGATCTGTCTGGGCTGACCGAGCTAAGGTGCCTTGATATGAAAGTCATTGAATGGAACAAGAGTTTTGAGGAGCCCTTCCGTCGCTGTCTATCTGGCCTCATCAATCTCCAAAGCTTAAAAGTAAATGGTTGTCATATCACCGAGGATCCTGAATGTGGAAATTTATTACTACCAGGACCTCAACAGCTTCGTCGCTTCATTGCACCATATTGCAGGGCTTCTTCGGTTCCAAGATGGATGTCCTCACTCTCCTGTCTTTCATACATTGTAATCATGTTGAACACACTGGGCGAGGAGGACCTTCATGTCCTTGGTTGCTTACCATCCCTCCGTCATCTCAACATGGATGTGTGCAGACACACACCACGACAGAGACAAGCATGGCCAGTCATCGGTGCTACTGGCTATCCGTTCAGGTGTCTAACAGAGTTGAGGTACGTTCAACACGCGGAGGTGGTTTTTGCACCGGGAGCCATGCAGAAGCTCCAGATTCTCGAGCTGCATCTCGGAACGCCGGATACCTTGCATCAGTCTGGGTATTTCGATTTGGGCTTGGAGAACCTCTCTTCGCTTCAACAGATAACTATCATGTTGAGTTTTTCTAAGGATCGGATGGGGGAGATGGAGGCTGCGGAGGCGACGCTTCGTAAAGCTCTCGACATGAATCCCAACAAGCCCACGCTGAATAAG TGCATCCTATTTTGA
- the LOC125511307 gene encoding disease resistance protein PIK6-NP-like isoform X2 translates to MAQLVMTATLLPKLASLLSPEYSLHRAARGEIMFLKVEMESMQAALVKVSQAPIDQPPDVQVKLWAKEVRDLSHDLEDSVDKFMVRIRTDGLDKSHTFMGFIDRSLNLLTKAKIRHTILTDVRDIKSRVKEVSKRRETYKVDTVPARPTTTTTDSLRQLALYKKATELIGTEEKSNELVEMLRKGDEASAKQLKMVSVVGFGGLGKTTLANAVYQKLKGDFDCGAFVSVSFTPNIEKILKSLLHQLDKNWYHNINESNWGEAELITEIREYLRNKRYIIVIDDIWDKSAWKNIRCALIENECGSRVITTTRILDVAKEDGDVYEMKPLSITDSKILFYQIIFGKEYESPHKQLIEVSEKILMKCGGVPLAIITISSLLAEKHDSAHWSKVYRSMGTGLENNPDVNGMRRILYVSYYDLPAPLKICLLYLSLYPEDCIFKRKYLIWKWVGEGFIQPKQGESLYEVGEQYFDELINKSLIQTMNSKWYGGFGFSKKKASHCRVHDMVLDLITCLSQEENFMTTLGGHQYESLPVKVRRLSLHTSKQEDAKVLSTMNMSHVRSLTVFKKSFSLLPPLSSFPLLSALDLTNCKQVDDHHSMLICSMFHLRYLWLYGTYITEIPREIANLQLLQVLDIGETEIEELPSTFEQLCHLVYLRVNSWIRVPYGSKNLKSLQELKSVIVMSPSVLIDLSGLTELRCLDMKVIEWNKSFEEPFRRCLSGLINLQSLKVNGCHITEDPECGNLLLPGPQQLRRFIAPYCRASSVPRWMSSLSCLSYIVIMLNTLGEEDLHVLGCLPSLRHLNMDVCRHTPRQRQAWPVIGATGYPFRCLTELRYVQHAEVVFAPGAMQKLQILELHLGTPDTLHQSGYFDLGLENLSSLQQITIMLSFSKDRMGEMEAAEATLRKALDMNPNKPTLNKARQR, encoded by the exons ATGGCGCAGCTCGTCATGACGGCCACCCTCCTGCCCAAGCTGGCCAGCCTGCTCTCGCCGGAGTACAGCCTCCACCGGGCAGCCAGGGGCGAGATCATGTTCCTCAAAGTCGAGATGGAGAGCATGCAGGCGGCCCTCGTCAAGGTCTCGCAGGCGCCAATCGACCAGCCGCCGGACGTCCAGGTCAAGCTCTGGGCCAAGGAGGTGCGGGACCTGTCGCACGATCTCGAGGACAGCGTCGACAAGTTCATGGTGCGTATACGCACCGACGGGCTAGACAAGTCGCACACCTTCATGGGCTTCATCGATAGGAGCCTCAACCTCTTGACGAAAGCCAAGATCCGCCACACGATACTCACCGATGTCAGGGACATCAAGAGCCGCGTCAAGGAGGTCAGTAAACGGCGTGAGACATACAAGGTCGACACAGTTCCTGCTAGGCCAACCACCACAACCACCGATAGCCTTCGCCAATTAGCCTTATACAAAAAGGCTACTGAGCTCATTGGCACCGAAGAGAAGAGCAATGAGCTGGTGGAGATGTTGAGAAAGGGCGATGAGGCGTCGGCCAAGCAACTCAAGATGGTCTCCGTCGTCGGTTTCGGAGGATTGGGCAAGACAACTCTTGCAAATGCGGTGTATCAGAAGCTTAAAGGGGATTTTGATTGTGGAGCTTTTGTCTCGGTGTCTTTTACTCCTAATATTGAGAAGATCTTGAAGAGCTTACTCCATCAACTTGACAAGAACTGGTATCATAATATCAACGAGTCAAACTGGGGAGAAGCAGAACTCATTACTGAAATCAGAGAATACCTTCGGAACAAGAG GTACATCATTGTTATAGACGACATATGGGATAAATCAGCCTGGAAAAATATTAGATGTGCTTTGATTGAGAATGAGTGTGGAAGTAGAGTAATCACCACAACCCGCATTCTAGATGTTGCCAAAGAAGATGGTGATGTTTATGAGATGAAACCTCTTTCTATTACGGACTCAAAAATATTATTCTACCAAATAATATTTGGAAAGGAATATGAAAGCCCTCATAAACAGTTGATCGAAGTATCAGAGAAAATTTTAATGAAATGTGGTGGAGTACCATTAGCTATCATTACGATATCCAGCTTGTTGGCAGAAAAACATGACAGTGCACACTGGTCCAAAGTGTACCGGTCAATGGGCACCGGGCTGGAAAATAATCCAGATGTGAATGGCATGAGAAGGATATTATATGTTAGCTACTATGATCTGCCTGCTCCTCTCAAGATTTGCTTATTATATCTAAGTTTGTATCCAGAGGATTGCATATTCAAGAGAAAATATTTAATATGGAAGTGGGTGGGTGAAGGTTTTATTCAGCCAAAACAAGGGGAGAGCTTGTATGAAGTAGGAGAGCAATATTTCGATGAACTTATTAACAAAAGCTTGATCCAGACAATGAATAGTAAATGGTATGGTGGTTTTGGTTTTTCAAAAAAGAAGGCAAGTCATTGTCGTGTACATGACATGGTTCTTGATCTCATCACTTGTTTGTCACAAGAAGAGAATTTTATGACAACATTAGGTGGTCATCAGTATGAGTCTTTGCCAGTAAAGGTCCGCCGACTATCCCTCCATACCAGCAAGCAAGAAGATGCCAAGGTGCTCTCTACAATGAACATGTCCCATGTGAGGTCACTTACAGTGTTCAAAAAATCATTTTCTTTGTTGCCACCACTTTCAAGCTTTCCACTCTTAAGTGCATTGGATTTAACCAACTGTAAGCAGGTGGATGATCACCACTCTATGCTTATATGCAGTATGTTTCACCTGAGGTACTTGTGGCTATATGGAACCTATATCACCGAGATCCCAAGAGAGATTGCAAATCTTCAACTTTTGCAGGTATTGGACATAGGCGAGACTGAAATAGAGGAGTTGCCATCAACTTTTGAACAGTTGTGTCATCTGGTGTACCTGCGTGTTAATAGTTGGATAAGAGTACCATATGGCTCTAAGAATCTGAAATCTCTACAAGAGTTGAAATCGGTGATTGTCATGTCTCCATCTGTCCTGATTGATCTGTCTGGGCTGACCGAGCTAAGGTGCCTTGATATGAAAGTCATTGAATGGAACAAGAGTTTTGAGGAGCCCTTCCGTCGCTGTCTATCTGGCCTCATCAATCTCCAAAGCTTAAAAGTAAATGGTTGTCATATCACCGAGGATCCTGAATGTGGAAATTTATTACTACCAGGACCTCAACAGCTTCGTCGCTTCATTGCACCATATTGCAGGGCTTCTTCGGTTCCAAGATGGATGTCCTCACTCTCCTGTCTTTCATACATTGTAATCATGTTGAACACACTGGGCGAGGAGGACCTTCATGTCCTTGGTTGCTTACCATCCCTCCGTCATCTCAACATGGATGTGTGCAGACACACACCACGACAGAGACAAGCATGGCCAGTCATCGGTGCTACTGGCTATCCGTTCAGGTGTCTAACAGAGTTGAGGTACGTTCAACACGCGGAGGTGGTTTTTGCACCGGGAGCCATGCAGAAGCTCCAGATTCTCGAGCTGCATCTCGGAACGCCGGATACCTTGCATCAGTCTGGGTATTTCGATTTGGGCTTGGAGAACCTCTCTTCGCTTCAACAGATAACTATCATGTTGAGTTTTTCTAAGGATCGGATGGGGGAGATGGAGGCTGCGGAGGCGACGCTTCGTAAAGCTCTCGACATGAATCCCAACAAGCCCACGCTGAATAAG GCTCGGCAGAGGTAG
- the LOC125511307 gene encoding disease resistance protein PIK6-NP-like isoform X4: MAQLVMTATLLPKLASLLSPEYSLHRAARGEIMFLKVEMESMQAALVKVSQAPIDQPPDVQVKLWAKEVRDLSHDLEDSVDKFMVRIRTDGLDKSHTFMGFIDRSLNLLTKAKIRHTILTDVRDIKSRVKEVSKRRETYKVDTVPARPTTTTTDSLRQLALYKKATELIGTEEKSNELVEMLRKGDEASAKQLKMVSVVGFGGLGKTTLANAVYQKLKGDFDCGAFVSVSFTPNIEKILKSLLHQLDKNWYHNINESNWGEAELITEIREYLRNKRYIIVIDDIWDKSAWKNIRCALIENECGSRVITTTRILDVAKEDGDVYEMKPLSITDSKILFYQIIFGKEYESPHKQLIEVSEKILMKCGGVPLAIITISSLLAEKHDSAHWSKVYRSMGTGLENNPDVNGMRRILYVSYYDLPAPLKICLLYLSLYPEDCIFKRKYLIWKWVGEGFIQPKQGESLYEVGEQYFDELINKSLIQTMNSKWYGGFGFSKKKASHCRVHDMVLDLITCLSQEENFMTTLGGHQYESLPVKVRRLSLHTSKQEDAKVLSTMNMSHVRSLTVFKKSFSLLPPLSSFPLLSALDLTNCKQVDDHHSMLICSMFHLRYLWLYGTYITEIPREIANLQLLQVLDIGETEIEELPSTFEQLCHLVYLRVNSWIRVPYGSKNLKSLQELKSVIVMSPSVLIDLSGLTELRCLDMKVIEWNKSFEEPFRRCLSGLINLQSLKVNGCHITEDPECGNLLLPGPQQLRRFIAPYCRASSVPRWMSSLSCLSYIVIMLNTLGEEDLHVLGCLPSLRHLNMDVCRHTPRQRQAWPVIGATGYPFRCLTELRYVQHAEVVFAPGAMQKLQILELHLGTPDTLHQSGYFDLGLENLSSLQQITIMLSFSKDRMGEMEAAEATLRKALDMNPNKPTLNKW, from the exons ATGGCGCAGCTCGTCATGACGGCCACCCTCCTGCCCAAGCTGGCCAGCCTGCTCTCGCCGGAGTACAGCCTCCACCGGGCAGCCAGGGGCGAGATCATGTTCCTCAAAGTCGAGATGGAGAGCATGCAGGCGGCCCTCGTCAAGGTCTCGCAGGCGCCAATCGACCAGCCGCCGGACGTCCAGGTCAAGCTCTGGGCCAAGGAGGTGCGGGACCTGTCGCACGATCTCGAGGACAGCGTCGACAAGTTCATGGTGCGTATACGCACCGACGGGCTAGACAAGTCGCACACCTTCATGGGCTTCATCGATAGGAGCCTCAACCTCTTGACGAAAGCCAAGATCCGCCACACGATACTCACCGATGTCAGGGACATCAAGAGCCGCGTCAAGGAGGTCAGTAAACGGCGTGAGACATACAAGGTCGACACAGTTCCTGCTAGGCCAACCACCACAACCACCGATAGCCTTCGCCAATTAGCCTTATACAAAAAGGCTACTGAGCTCATTGGCACCGAAGAGAAGAGCAATGAGCTGGTGGAGATGTTGAGAAAGGGCGATGAGGCGTCGGCCAAGCAACTCAAGATGGTCTCCGTCGTCGGTTTCGGAGGATTGGGCAAGACAACTCTTGCAAATGCGGTGTATCAGAAGCTTAAAGGGGATTTTGATTGTGGAGCTTTTGTCTCGGTGTCTTTTACTCCTAATATTGAGAAGATCTTGAAGAGCTTACTCCATCAACTTGACAAGAACTGGTATCATAATATCAACGAGTCAAACTGGGGAGAAGCAGAACTCATTACTGAAATCAGAGAATACCTTCGGAACAAGAG GTACATCATTGTTATAGACGACATATGGGATAAATCAGCCTGGAAAAATATTAGATGTGCTTTGATTGAGAATGAGTGTGGAAGTAGAGTAATCACCACAACCCGCATTCTAGATGTTGCCAAAGAAGATGGTGATGTTTATGAGATGAAACCTCTTTCTATTACGGACTCAAAAATATTATTCTACCAAATAATATTTGGAAAGGAATATGAAAGCCCTCATAAACAGTTGATCGAAGTATCAGAGAAAATTTTAATGAAATGTGGTGGAGTACCATTAGCTATCATTACGATATCCAGCTTGTTGGCAGAAAAACATGACAGTGCACACTGGTCCAAAGTGTACCGGTCAATGGGCACCGGGCTGGAAAATAATCCAGATGTGAATGGCATGAGAAGGATATTATATGTTAGCTACTATGATCTGCCTGCTCCTCTCAAGATTTGCTTATTATATCTAAGTTTGTATCCAGAGGATTGCATATTCAAGAGAAAATATTTAATATGGAAGTGGGTGGGTGAAGGTTTTATTCAGCCAAAACAAGGGGAGAGCTTGTATGAAGTAGGAGAGCAATATTTCGATGAACTTATTAACAAAAGCTTGATCCAGACAATGAATAGTAAATGGTATGGTGGTTTTGGTTTTTCAAAAAAGAAGGCAAGTCATTGTCGTGTACATGACATGGTTCTTGATCTCATCACTTGTTTGTCACAAGAAGAGAATTTTATGACAACATTAGGTGGTCATCAGTATGAGTCTTTGCCAGTAAAGGTCCGCCGACTATCCCTCCATACCAGCAAGCAAGAAGATGCCAAGGTGCTCTCTACAATGAACATGTCCCATGTGAGGTCACTTACAGTGTTCAAAAAATCATTTTCTTTGTTGCCACCACTTTCAAGCTTTCCACTCTTAAGTGCATTGGATTTAACCAACTGTAAGCAGGTGGATGATCACCACTCTATGCTTATATGCAGTATGTTTCACCTGAGGTACTTGTGGCTATATGGAACCTATATCACCGAGATCCCAAGAGAGATTGCAAATCTTCAACTTTTGCAGGTATTGGACATAGGCGAGACTGAAATAGAGGAGTTGCCATCAACTTTTGAACAGTTGTGTCATCTGGTGTACCTGCGTGTTAATAGTTGGATAAGAGTACCATATGGCTCTAAGAATCTGAAATCTCTACAAGAGTTGAAATCGGTGATTGTCATGTCTCCATCTGTCCTGATTGATCTGTCTGGGCTGACCGAGCTAAGGTGCCTTGATATGAAAGTCATTGAATGGAACAAGAGTTTTGAGGAGCCCTTCCGTCGCTGTCTATCTGGCCTCATCAATCTCCAAAGCTTAAAAGTAAATGGTTGTCATATCACCGAGGATCCTGAATGTGGAAATTTATTACTACCAGGACCTCAACAGCTTCGTCGCTTCATTGCACCATATTGCAGGGCTTCTTCGGTTCCAAGATGGATGTCCTCACTCTCCTGTCTTTCATACATTGTAATCATGTTGAACACACTGGGCGAGGAGGACCTTCATGTCCTTGGTTGCTTACCATCCCTCCGTCATCTCAACATGGATGTGTGCAGACACACACCACGACAGAGACAAGCATGGCCAGTCATCGGTGCTACTGGCTATCCGTTCAGGTGTCTAACAGAGTTGAGGTACGTTCAACACGCGGAGGTGGTTTTTGCACCGGGAGCCATGCAGAAGCTCCAGATTCTCGAGCTGCATCTCGGAACGCCGGATACCTTGCATCAGTCTGGGTATTTCGATTTGGGCTTGGAGAACCTCTCTTCGCTTCAACAGATAACTATCATGTTGAGTTTTTCTAAGGATCGGATGGGGGAGATGGAGGCTGCGGAGGCGACGCTTCGTAAAGCTCTCGACATGAATCCCAACAAGCCCACGCTGAATAAG TGGTAG
- the LOC125511307 gene encoding disease resistance protein PIK6-NP-like isoform X1: MAQLVMTATLLPKLASLLSPEYSLHRAARGEIMFLKVEMESMQAALVKVSQAPIDQPPDVQVKLWAKEVRDLSHDLEDSVDKFMVRIRTDGLDKSHTFMGFIDRSLNLLTKAKIRHTILTDVRDIKSRVKEVSKRRETYKVDTVPARPTTTTTDSLRQLALYKKATELIGTEEKSNELVEMLRKGDEASAKQLKMVSVVGFGGLGKTTLANAVYQKLKGDFDCGAFVSVSFTPNIEKILKSLLHQLDKNWYHNINESNWGEAELITEIREYLRNKRYIIVIDDIWDKSAWKNIRCALIENECGSRVITTTRILDVAKEDGDVYEMKPLSITDSKILFYQIIFGKEYESPHKQLIEVSEKILMKCGGVPLAIITISSLLAEKHDSAHWSKVYRSMGTGLENNPDVNGMRRILYVSYYDLPAPLKICLLYLSLYPEDCIFKRKYLIWKWVGEGFIQPKQGESLYEVGEQYFDELINKSLIQTMNSKWYGGFGFSKKKASHCRVHDMVLDLITCLSQEENFMTTLGGHQYESLPVKVRRLSLHTSKQEDAKVLSTMNMSHVRSLTVFKKSFSLLPPLSSFPLLSALDLTNCKQVDDHHSMLICSMFHLRYLWLYGTYITEIPREIANLQLLQVLDIGETEIEELPSTFEQLCHLVYLRVNSWIRVPYGSKNLKSLQELKSVIVMSPSVLIDLSGLTELRCLDMKVIEWNKSFEEPFRRCLSGLINLQSLKVNGCHITEDPECGNLLLPGPQQLRRFIAPYCRASSVPRWMSSLSCLSYIVIMLNTLGEEDLHVLGCLPSLRHLNMDVCRHTPRQRQAWPVIGATGYPFRCLTELRYVQHAEVVFAPGAMQKLQILELHLGTPDTLHQSGYFDLGLENLSSLQQITIMLSFSKDRMGEMEAAEATLRKALDMNPNKPTLNKVTQTTTGHRIF; encoded by the exons ATGGCGCAGCTCGTCATGACGGCCACCCTCCTGCCCAAGCTGGCCAGCCTGCTCTCGCCGGAGTACAGCCTCCACCGGGCAGCCAGGGGCGAGATCATGTTCCTCAAAGTCGAGATGGAGAGCATGCAGGCGGCCCTCGTCAAGGTCTCGCAGGCGCCAATCGACCAGCCGCCGGACGTCCAGGTCAAGCTCTGGGCCAAGGAGGTGCGGGACCTGTCGCACGATCTCGAGGACAGCGTCGACAAGTTCATGGTGCGTATACGCACCGACGGGCTAGACAAGTCGCACACCTTCATGGGCTTCATCGATAGGAGCCTCAACCTCTTGACGAAAGCCAAGATCCGCCACACGATACTCACCGATGTCAGGGACATCAAGAGCCGCGTCAAGGAGGTCAGTAAACGGCGTGAGACATACAAGGTCGACACAGTTCCTGCTAGGCCAACCACCACAACCACCGATAGCCTTCGCCAATTAGCCTTATACAAAAAGGCTACTGAGCTCATTGGCACCGAAGAGAAGAGCAATGAGCTGGTGGAGATGTTGAGAAAGGGCGATGAGGCGTCGGCCAAGCAACTCAAGATGGTCTCCGTCGTCGGTTTCGGAGGATTGGGCAAGACAACTCTTGCAAATGCGGTGTATCAGAAGCTTAAAGGGGATTTTGATTGTGGAGCTTTTGTCTCGGTGTCTTTTACTCCTAATATTGAGAAGATCTTGAAGAGCTTACTCCATCAACTTGACAAGAACTGGTATCATAATATCAACGAGTCAAACTGGGGAGAAGCAGAACTCATTACTGAAATCAGAGAATACCTTCGGAACAAGAG GTACATCATTGTTATAGACGACATATGGGATAAATCAGCCTGGAAAAATATTAGATGTGCTTTGATTGAGAATGAGTGTGGAAGTAGAGTAATCACCACAACCCGCATTCTAGATGTTGCCAAAGAAGATGGTGATGTTTATGAGATGAAACCTCTTTCTATTACGGACTCAAAAATATTATTCTACCAAATAATATTTGGAAAGGAATATGAAAGCCCTCATAAACAGTTGATCGAAGTATCAGAGAAAATTTTAATGAAATGTGGTGGAGTACCATTAGCTATCATTACGATATCCAGCTTGTTGGCAGAAAAACATGACAGTGCACACTGGTCCAAAGTGTACCGGTCAATGGGCACCGGGCTGGAAAATAATCCAGATGTGAATGGCATGAGAAGGATATTATATGTTAGCTACTATGATCTGCCTGCTCCTCTCAAGATTTGCTTATTATATCTAAGTTTGTATCCAGAGGATTGCATATTCAAGAGAAAATATTTAATATGGAAGTGGGTGGGTGAAGGTTTTATTCAGCCAAAACAAGGGGAGAGCTTGTATGAAGTAGGAGAGCAATATTTCGATGAACTTATTAACAAAAGCTTGATCCAGACAATGAATAGTAAATGGTATGGTGGTTTTGGTTTTTCAAAAAAGAAGGCAAGTCATTGTCGTGTACATGACATGGTTCTTGATCTCATCACTTGTTTGTCACAAGAAGAGAATTTTATGACAACATTAGGTGGTCATCAGTATGAGTCTTTGCCAGTAAAGGTCCGCCGACTATCCCTCCATACCAGCAAGCAAGAAGATGCCAAGGTGCTCTCTACAATGAACATGTCCCATGTGAGGTCACTTACAGTGTTCAAAAAATCATTTTCTTTGTTGCCACCACTTTCAAGCTTTCCACTCTTAAGTGCATTGGATTTAACCAACTGTAAGCAGGTGGATGATCACCACTCTATGCTTATATGCAGTATGTTTCACCTGAGGTACTTGTGGCTATATGGAACCTATATCACCGAGATCCCAAGAGAGATTGCAAATCTTCAACTTTTGCAGGTATTGGACATAGGCGAGACTGAAATAGAGGAGTTGCCATCAACTTTTGAACAGTTGTGTCATCTGGTGTACCTGCGTGTTAATAGTTGGATAAGAGTACCATATGGCTCTAAGAATCTGAAATCTCTACAAGAGTTGAAATCGGTGATTGTCATGTCTCCATCTGTCCTGATTGATCTGTCTGGGCTGACCGAGCTAAGGTGCCTTGATATGAAAGTCATTGAATGGAACAAGAGTTTTGAGGAGCCCTTCCGTCGCTGTCTATCTGGCCTCATCAATCTCCAAAGCTTAAAAGTAAATGGTTGTCATATCACCGAGGATCCTGAATGTGGAAATTTATTACTACCAGGACCTCAACAGCTTCGTCGCTTCATTGCACCATATTGCAGGGCTTCTTCGGTTCCAAGATGGATGTCCTCACTCTCCTGTCTTTCATACATTGTAATCATGTTGAACACACTGGGCGAGGAGGACCTTCATGTCCTTGGTTGCTTACCATCCCTCCGTCATCTCAACATGGATGTGTGCAGACACACACCACGACAGAGACAAGCATGGCCAGTCATCGGTGCTACTGGCTATCCGTTCAGGTGTCTAACAGAGTTGAGGTACGTTCAACACGCGGAGGTGGTTTTTGCACCGGGAGCCATGCAGAAGCTCCAGATTCTCGAGCTGCATCTCGGAACGCCGGATACCTTGCATCAGTCTGGGTATTTCGATTTGGGCTTGGAGAACCTCTCTTCGCTTCAACAGATAACTATCATGTTGAGTTTTTCTAAGGATCGGATGGGGGAGATGGAGGCTGCGGAGGCGACGCTTCGTAAAGCTCTCGACATGAATCCCAACAAGCCCACGCTGAATAAGGTAACTCAAACTACTACTGGACATCGAATTTTTTGA